One Malania oleifera isolate guangnan ecotype guangnan chromosome 10, ASM2987363v1, whole genome shotgun sequence genomic region harbors:
- the LOC131165997 gene encoding uncharacterized protein LOC131165997 has translation MVVKMMKWRPWPPLSAKKFEAKLVVRRLKGLCLAQSEGEKASEDFTRLVVETKWKGPNKNVGLGSLRKRTKRNFTKEVGVGEDGIAEWNEDFRNICNLSVCKEGVFHPWEVAFTIFNGLNKGSKDKAAVVGTASLDLAEFASAAKEKELEINVHLVLSDGSRECGPSLCLSLSLLELRAAHELSELVQRSIESVPLSPRSADALRAGLRKVKKLTDYVSAPKTKKTCQEEESSDDRSTPRVEDSDCCYPFDTDSVDDFDEGELEEGKEDSSVWLSFNYGKLAYANGGSFYSNTVVGGEHEDWLYYSSNRKLDAGCLLVENSTELVPPQSFQRNSKRSILSWRKRKLSFKASKGKGEPLLKSYYGEEGGDDIDFDRRQLSSSEESLFGSKSGDLNGNRSSVSEFGDDNFTVGSWEQKEVISRDGRMKLQAQVFFASIDQRSERASGESACTALVAVLADWFQYNRNEMPIKSQFDSLIREGSLEWRKLCENDAYKDRFLDKHFDLETVLEAKIRPLTVAPEKSFIGFFHPDGLEEGNFDFLHSAMSFDSIWDEMSRYESTSNGDPLVYIVSWNDHFFVLKVEKDAYSIIDTLGERFYEGCNQAYILKFDKDTIIHQLPNSNEAASEEKPARDKVQLDKPKEVSAEKKLMDNQNEAGKDESEDAVLCRGKESCKEYIKSFLAAIPVRELQVDIKKGLMASTPLHHRLQIEFHYTQGLHPVVEYFTAQQTLDLPETAALALA, from the exons ATGGTGGTGAAGATGATGAAGTGGAGGCCGTGGCCGCCTCTTTCTGCGAAGAAGTTCGAGGCCAAGCTCGTTGTTCGCCGGCTCAAAGGGTTGTGTTTGGCGCAGTCGGAGGGAGAGAAGGCGTCAGAGGACTTCACGAGGTTGGTGGTTGAGACTAAGTGGAAGGGTCCGAATAAGAATGTGGGGTTGGGTTCGTTGAGGAAGAGGACGAAGAGGAATTTTACGAAGGAAGTGGGTGTTGGCGAAGATGGAATTGCCGAATGGAATGAAGATTTTCGGAATATCTGCAACTTGTCAGTTTGCAAGGAGGGCGTGTTTCATCCATGGGAAGTCGCATTTACGATCTTCAAT GGCTTGAACAAGGGATCGAAGGACAAGGCGGCTGTGGTTGGAACTGCATCATTGGACCTTGCTGAATTCGCTTCTGCAGCCAAGGAGAAGGAGCTAGAAATAAATGTTCATCTTGTGCTCTCTGACGGAAGCCGAGAGTGTGGCCCTTCCCTTTGT CTGTCTCTCAGCCTACTGGAATTGAGAGCTGCTCATGAACTTTCAGAGTTGGTGCAGAGATCCATAGAGTCCGTTCCACTGTCACCCCGTTCTGCAGATGCTCTTAGAGCAGGTCTGAGAAAAGTAAAAAAGTTGACAGATTATGTATCAGCCCCGAAAACAAAGAAGACATGCCAAGAAGAGGAGAGCAGTGACGATAGGAGCACTCCGAGGGTGGAGGATTCCGATTGTTGTTACCCATTTGACACAGATTCAGTTGATGATTTTGATGAAGGTGAGTTAGAGGAGGGTAAGGAGGATTCCAGTGTTTGGCTGTCATTCAATTATGGCAAATTGGCCTATGCCAATGGAGGGTCATTTTACTCCAATACGGTAGTTGGTGGTGAACATGAGGATTGGCTCTACTATAGCAGCAACCGCAAATTGGATGCAGGGTGTTTGCTAGTTGAAAACTCAACTGAGTTGGTTCCTCCACAGTCCTTTCAACGGAATTCAAAGCGCAGCATCTTATCTTGGAGGAAGAGGAAGTTGAGCTTTAAAGCATCTAAAGGTAAAGGGGAGCCACTGTTAAAAAGTTACTATGGAGAAGAAGGTGGAGATGACATTGATTTTGACCGCAGGCAGCTTAGCTCATCTGAGGAGTCCTTGTTTGGG AGTAAATCAGGAGATCTAAATGGTAATCGATCATCAGTCTCTGAATTTGGAGACGACAATTTTACTGTAGGCAGCTGGGAACAGAAGGAAGTAATAAGCCGTGATGGACGCATGAAACTTCAAGCTCAGGTCTTCTTTGCTTCAATTGACCAAAGGAGTGAACGTGCTTCTGGCGAGAGCGCGTGTACAGCCCTTGTGGCTGTCCTTGCTGATTGGTTCCAATACAACCGAAACGAAATGCCCATCAAGTCCCAGTTTGACAGCTTGATCAGAGAAGGTTCGTTAGAGTGGAGGAAACTTTGTGAGAATGATGCTTATAAGGATCGATTTCTTGACAAACACTTTGACCTCGAGACAGTCCTTGAAGCTAAAATCCGTCCCCTCACTGTAGCCCCGGAGAAGTCGTTCATTGGATTCTTCCATCCGGATGGACTGGAGGAGGGAAATTTTGACTTTTTGCACAGTGCCATGTCTTTTGACAGCATCTGGGATGAGATGAGCCGTTACGAGTCTACCAGCAATGGTGACCCTTTGGTGTACATTGTGAGCTGGAATGACCACTTTTTTGTGCTAAAGGTTGAGAAGGACGCATACTCTATAATCGACACACTGGGGGAGAGGTTCTACGAGGGATGCAACCAGGCCTACATCCTGAAATTTGACAAAGACACAATAATACATCAACTACCTAACAGTAATGAAGCAGCATCAGAAGAAAAACCTGCCCGTGATAAGGTGCAACTGGACaaacccaaggaggtttcggctGAAAAGAAGTTGATGGACAACCAAAATGAGGCAGGGAAGGATGAGAGCGAAGATGCCGTTTTGTGCAGGGGGAAGGAGTCATGCAAGGAGTATATTAAGAGCTTCTTGGCTGCAATCCCTGTGAGGGAACTGCAAGTTGACATTAAGAAGGGTTTGATGGCATCAACACCTCTTCACCACCGGCTACAAATTGAATTCCACTACACGCAGGGCTTGCACCCGGTTGTTGAATATTTTACAGCTCAACAGACATTAGATTTACCCGAAACGGCGGCACTTGCACTTGCATGA